ttgttcccccctttgaaagtcccaagtgtactccccacaataaggccctagtgaattcaCTGTTGgctggtcttagtcacggccctgcaagacttaagtgcggcacgtggtgaagcttgagcataatatctgaatgttagtgtcacttggcggatcattgagcccgaattcaagacgggtggccatttgaacagaCTAACGCCTAATTTATACTTGCattgcacggaaagtttttttttgtgtaagtttgatgtcacacTATTTACGTTGTTCATTCGCCAAAGagcgtgggtatattttgttgttggaaatataatttttttaaataataatcattgagaaagtgcgattgtaattttgaaggagaagccgaaggtgcatatttcatgttggaggtgactcCGAttgattttggaacggggatttattgtgtgtgctTGGGGAAtactttagtgtcagtgtaaactttggaacctatggtagttcagttattaaaaatcaattgtaaaagggatgtcattgaagttatttgttttgctattgccacgatttccttaaatcctgttgtaagtgagtgtgcgtgcaggcacgaacaattggggaccttgattttaagcccggaaacggtaagtctccgtagaggcaattttatattttgggggagtggagagttaactatcacatgtacggggagatatcgaacgggaggcgagcgggcggctctcgcggtttgaaccgttacaatacCAGCTTGAAAATGGCCGAAGGATTAAACAGGACACCAGACTTGTTTATTATATTACAATTCTACTGTATACAAAGCAAAAAAGGGGATTAATAATGCTTCCTTGTGGGACATCAGTTGTCCCATGAACTACAGCAGAGCTAATTccatcaaaaacaaatttttgctaACAATCCATCATAACGCTGCGTATGTAATCATTCCCTTCATTTAACCTCTATTACTGTAAtctgtatgaaaatattttgtgaggaACAGTGTTAAATACTGTCTTAAACACAAAGATATTGCGATGATATGAATGTTAATCCTACTGAGAAGTaaggaaaatatctgaaaaggaaatttataacttattttaGATAATGGCttacctattttcatttttgttcttcACATGATCAACACTTGCAGGTGATGGATGCTCTAATGTTGGAACTCTCTGGTGAAGATATAGCAGGGGAACTCCAGGAATTTTTCTCACTAAACTTTGCAACTCTCTATCTTGAGTAGCGATAATATACCTGAAAGCCCATAAAGAAAATCACCATACGTATACAGTTTGAATGTCATACATTTTaaagtatatgaaaaaaattagtttgaagAGTCTTGAAAGACCTGGGTAGAATATGAGAGGACAATTAATTATGTACATTGATTaggaagaaaatatgatattCAATACCAGGAAATAGGAGAGACTAATGACAGAAAGAATTGTTCAGGATGACTGAATTAATATTTGCTCCCCGAGGCAAGATTAAATAGGGCAAAAACTGTTCCATACAGCTCAAGCTCTTCCATAAAAATTGCATCAACATGTCGACTGCACGACGTTGATCAAAAACCCTGGGCTAACCTGTTTTGTGGTTATTGCCAATTCTGCAGAAACAGTGGGACTAGGTAATTATTGAAGTCACAGTATTGTTCTTGTTCATTTCACCAATAATTActatttgctcaattttttccaatgataatttaaaaaaatcagaatcaaACCAGTAAATTTGCCATTGTATTTTGAGGTGAAACCGTTGGCGTAAAAGTGCATTTTTGGGAGACGGCATGTGTTTTAAAAGGGTATTTATAGGAGATAACGTGTGATTTGAGGGTATTTGAGGAGAAGCCGCGCGTGTGtgaagtgagtgagtgagtgttgTAGGTGACGACGTTGGATCTTAAATCTTCgagtttattaaatattattgcagAAATCACAATACTGTTCATGATTCAAAGGCCAACATCATTAATTTCCCATCCTTCAAGCGCATTACTTAAGACGTAAACACGATTATCGCAGAACCCGGGTCAACCCTATCCATACCCTTTtgattcaatagggtggtttcctattatttttttattgcttaaatcgaaagattattactcctggagtacgtatttcatgcttttagatttttaaatgacgatatctattttaagcgattaaatgaaaagtgacatttttcaagcgcgcgaaaacgcgacgcgtaagtaggaatgatgggaaaaaatccgtgtgacgcatttctggttccccctcccgccttgtgaggtgaccttgggcaaggctctgagcgctgatacgacgcaggatgctagcaggtagctgagcaccatgctatctggtagcgcttggcttaaaaaaggtttattaataccttatcaagcgaagaaaactttccgaccttagccagttttaataggcgattattaagacatgtttccctgagctctgtgcctcatgcatacataggtaacctcagacgatgtataactcctatcctctcgtgtagaaactaggtccctgtgacgtcacgtggagtggcatcgcatgggcgccaatctggcctttttcaaatgaggataaaatttgacccttgccattcgtctaaactggtatttctaaaaccaaataatttgtgtattatgaatacactaatggtgggtaacgaattgcaatcaattattttcgttttctttgatgaaggaaactaccgtattaaAGTCTGATTCCAGGGGCATCCGTTATTTGATGGCCCAGTCACTTTGAGCCGAGTCTGCCGACTAACAAACTCAGTTGTGTATGGGAATCCCGATCATTCATAACcggatagaaatatatatatatatgaaatccCCGGGAAATCCAGCATATCGGGATGGATCATGTGATGGGACCAGTACAATAAGCAATTAAATTATGCGCAAATACATAAAATCGAGCACAGTTGTTtgtctcaatagaagaatgcggtaTGATGCAATCGAGCGTTGATATCCTCTTGAATGCAGTAAGTCCCTGTTATACAAACAAGATGTGTTCTGAGACAATGCTTGTAAGTTGATAAATGTATGTAAGTCATCGAGGagtgcggttatcctgcagaatgcaatatTGCATCACACTTTTGTGTTAACACGTGATCGTGACGAACATCTAGCTGGGCATGCGACAcagctggagccgaaaaaaatcgtaGTCTGTGGGAAGGAAAAATGGGCGTAATGCTGAACAGTTActgacttcacaccggattaagtgatactttgttcagattctatccaaagtgcgagttcctatACGCCACATTGGGTGCGGTCCAAAGAATGCTACCAATGCTTCAGAGTGTCACCAACGAACTCCCAAGCGGCCTGTTATTCGCTAAGGAGCGCAGCAGGTTAAgctgtgacgtcatggcaaacgtcatacacccatttcccgcctcgctccagacgctcctgtgaaaacttgggtcagcggaggagcgagtcattttttggcggaaattcgaagggagtgcactgaggcaatggagagatTTCTCATGCTGcagttgttggacgctgaatCTGGATGCCTTTTTTTAATAAAGGTAACTTCGAAGTAGCAGAGTAGGCATACATTGGTAGGATGTAAatttaactgtgatttaaataaatatatagcaagcactATCTATCCGTAGactaaaaacgaagaaaaagggaagagatggaaggaatatctggaagatctgtataaaggaagcagcctcagaacgaatgctatcgaaaacgagagggaagtggatgctgatgacatgggagccccaattttaagatcggaatttgatgcggctgtaagagacctcaggataaataaagcgtctggcattgatgacattcctgcagaactaattaaaaattcaggagagaagacgttgaaccagctatacaaaatcgttagtgaaatgtattccaaaggtttgatatcaaaggacttcgagaggaacattataatccctattccttagaagaaaagagcagagaactgcgaagactttaggaccataagccttactactcatgcgtcaaagatactgacaaggatcatctatagaagaatagaacgaaaagcagaagagtacttggatgaggaccaatttggattcagaaaaaacgaaggcacaagggaagcaatattggcccttagactgctcatagagaagagaatggaaaagaacaagccaacgttcgttgcatttgtggacttagagaaagcatttgacaacgtggattggagcacaatgcttggaattctaaaggaaattggggttctttataatgacagaagaatcatacaCAGTTTATActaaaaccaagtagcggtgataaaatcagggcccagctgtgaagatgCAAGacttaggaaaggagtgcgacaaggctgttcattgccacccgtaattttcaacttttacattgagaaagctattaatgaaatcaaagaaaaggcattgggagtgaatatccatggagaaaaaattagtatgctaagatttgccgatgacatagccgttatagcagaaacagagggatttgaaaaatattctgattaatatgggtagggtattgggtagatatcaactgaaaataagcacgaagaaaaccaagatcttagtatgcagcagaagagaagaagtcaagactaacattaaaatagggaagcaaaaactgatagaggtggatgaattcggtaatttgggaagcaagataactagtgacaggagaagtaagaaagaaattatcagcagaatagcccaggcgaagagagcattccaccaaaagagacacctgcttacagcgggaaacttaaatatggaagtaaagaaacaatttacaagaacctacatttggagtatgcacctatacggaagtgaggcatggacaatgaccgcagcagagaaagcaaggatagaggccttcgaaatgtggtgctatagaagaatgatgaaaatcaaatggattgaccgagttagtaacgaggaagtcctaagaggagtgggagagaagagaagcctcatgaaaaccttaacaagaagacggaacaaccttataggccacatcttgagacatgatggcctgatgaagacaatcatcgaaggacaagtggaaggcaagaacggaaatggaagacctcaaacaaaatatatggaacaagtgaagaaggatgtgaaagagaagaaatacgtaggtgtgaaaagattagctgataggagaagtgagtggagagctgcgtcaaaccaatcctaggattgttgaccagtgatgatgatgatgataccttATCTTGCATCTGTACATTACCTCTTTGtaacagtgaaaaaaaatcacaatggaAGTATTCATTATGTTAGTATCAGATAATTTTGTTACTTCACAAagcatagcatttttttaaattagtccTTAAAAATATGGGGGCATAACAGCATTCAGTACTGCCACTATGTATATTACAAGTCGAGTGAATATTactaataaattgataaaaacacaattgtgTCCATGAATGGGTGAGAATAATTTAATGCTTACTAATACTTATTATCTCCTAGTAACACAATTACGACCTTGTACAAAAATACGTATGTGACTTCACAGATTGATTGGTAACTTATTACAAATGTTGATGAAGTGGCTTGTGAGTAGTGTTAAAAACAGCTTATTGGTACTTGGCTTTAGATAAAAAACAGTTCAGCAAGAGACATAGGTTTTAAATGAGagatatattaaagaattttcaaagCAGACATCAGAGGCAAAATGCTTTTTCTGAATGGCTGAAGGAAGTCTTCGAGAGACTATTAATTAGTAACATTGTTTTCTGACACCACAATTTCGAATGCATTCCTAATTTTTTAGGGCGACACAAACTAATATAGAATTTACCTGTTAGGGTTCTTTCCCTTGATCATGGATGCCAAACAGGCTGATCCAATCAGAGGTTTGTCGGCATGTCCACATTGGTGAATTGGGAACTGCTTCACAATCAACATCGCACCATACACGGCATGTCCTGATAAATAGATCAACAGAAGCAACAGAACCATAAATGTAATATGTATGTGTTTAGtgataaaaaatacgatgaaCCCAATTCACTTTAGTCAACTTCTCACTCACCCAGTTTTTCAGTCTCAATAATGACACACTGTGTAGTTAACAGCTTGACAGAACCGTCGAAGTACTTCGGGATTACATCCTTAAGAGTAACCTTATTCTAAAACAAAACGCAATCAGTTGGTTGAAATAGAGGTGGACAAGGAATGAATTACAcgaaaaaaagaactaaaattatcgaattgaaaataaaattaattttttcggtaAAGCTCAAGCAGGAATCGTGCATGACGGACGATTTCCCAAACACTTCTTTTCCAGTATTCACAGGAGGTACCAAAGATATACCTACTGTTAAAGCTGCAAGGCAAATTGTTCCGTCGACTAGAATTTGGTATGGCTGCCTAAATCCATAGTTATTACAGAAGAAGCTTAAAAATCTGTGAACTTTTTTCTGTctctttactttcattttttattgtttataaacaaAGCAGGCCAACCAACAATATGCAATGGTTAATATTGTACAGTAATAGCCTCAAAGCTGGAGGGAATTACGGAAATATTTATTCGTTCGTGATATAATT
This genomic interval from Ischnura elegans chromosome 5, ioIscEleg1.1, whole genome shotgun sequence contains the following:
- the LOC124159380 gene encoding rRNA-processing protein UTP23 homolog, producing the protein MKVKRQKKVHRFLSFFCNNYGFRQPYQILVDGTICLAALTNKVTLKDVIPKYFDGSVKLLTTQCVIIETEKLGHAVYGAMLIVKQFPIHQCGHADKPLIGSACLASMIKGKNPNRYIIATQDRELQSLVRKIPGVPLLYLHQRVPTLEHPSPASVDHVKNKNENRFGMTSYQEEVLNNLKKSVFGETAEKPRKRKKKGGPNPLSCLKKKRKVETTITAPSVQEPKKKRKRVKNKSVNAEFTVTDN